Proteins encoded by one window of Rouxiella chamberiensis:
- a CDS encoding SDR family NAD(P)-dependent oxidoreductase, which translates to MSNKIALVTGGSRGLGKNAVLKLAEQGIDIILTYNTQHHEAETVVREIEYIGAKAAALQLDVSNSQTFDSFIENVRSTLAKIWERDNFNFLVNNAGIGIHASFADTTEAQFDLLMNIHLKAPFFLTQKLLPLIADGGRILNVSSGLTRFCLPGYAAYSTMKGAMEVLTRYQAKELGARGIAVNILAPGAIETDFGGGTVRDNVQVNQYVAKNTALGRVGMPDDIGGMIAMLLSEHSGWANGQRIEASGGMFL; encoded by the coding sequence ATGAGCAATAAAATCGCATTAGTGACCGGCGGCAGCCGTGGATTGGGTAAAAACGCCGTACTTAAGCTGGCAGAACAAGGTATTGATATCATTTTGACTTACAACACGCAGCACCACGAAGCCGAAACGGTGGTGCGCGAAATCGAGTATATCGGTGCCAAGGCCGCCGCCTTGCAGCTCGATGTCTCCAACAGCCAAACTTTTGACAGTTTTATAGAAAATGTGAGATCTACTTTGGCGAAGATCTGGGAGCGCGATAATTTCAATTTTCTGGTCAACAATGCCGGGATAGGTATTCATGCTTCTTTCGCCGATACCACGGAAGCGCAGTTTGACCTGCTGATGAATATTCATCTCAAGGCGCCGTTTTTCCTGACCCAAAAACTGCTGCCGCTGATTGCCGACGGCGGGCGCATTCTCAATGTCTCCTCCGGCCTGACGCGTTTTTGTCTGCCGGGCTACGCGGCCTATTCGACAATGAAAGGCGCGATGGAAGTCTTGACCCGATATCAGGCCAAAGAGCTGGGCGCGCGGGGTATCGCCGTCAACATCTTGGCACCAGGTGCCATCGAAACCGATTTTGGCGGCGGAACCGTACGCGACAACGTGCAGGTTAACCAGTACGTTGCCAAAAATACGGCGCTGGGCCGCGTCGGTATGCCGGACGATATCGGCGGCATGATCGCCATGTTGTTAAGCGAACACAGTGGATGGGCCAATGGTCAGCGCATCGAGGCATCCGGCGGCATGTTCCTGTAG
- a CDS encoding MFS transporter, whose amino-acid sequence MQATITPELEADAELVSQNSRGKVIIASLIGTAIEFFDFYIYATAAVIVFPHIFFPQGDPTAATLQSLATFAIAFIARPIGSALFGHFGDRVGRKVTLVASLLTMGISTVVIGLLPTYNTIGVFAPLLLALARFGQGLGLGGEWGGAALLATENAPPKKRALYGSFPQLGAPIGFFFANGMFLLLSWLLTEQQFIDWGWRVPFLLSAVLVLIGLYVRVSLHETPVFAKVAKAGKQVKVPIATLFSKHLKPTLLGTFIMVATYTLFYIMTVYSLGYGTTAKPVGLGIARNDFLLMLMIGVIGFGVMVPIAGQLADKFGRRKTMICITLLIILFALTFPSVISGGSITAVMIFLLCGFSVMGLTFGPMGALLPELFPTEVRYTGASFSYNVSSILGASVAPYIATWLATHYGLFYVGVYLASMATLTLIALLLTKETRNQSL is encoded by the coding sequence ATGCAAGCCACCATCACCCCAGAACTCGAGGCCGACGCGGAACTCGTCAGCCAAAATTCTCGCGGCAAAGTTATCATCGCTTCCCTGATCGGTACCGCCATCGAGTTTTTTGATTTTTATATCTATGCGACGGCGGCAGTCATTGTCTTCCCGCACATTTTCTTCCCTCAGGGCGATCCTACTGCGGCCACGCTACAGTCTCTGGCGACCTTCGCCATTGCCTTTATCGCGCGCCCTATCGGCTCCGCACTCTTTGGTCACTTTGGTGACCGCGTAGGCCGCAAGGTGACCCTGGTCGCCTCGCTACTCACGATGGGGATTTCCACTGTCGTTATCGGCCTGCTGCCGACCTACAATACTATCGGCGTATTTGCTCCGCTGCTGCTGGCGCTTGCCCGATTCGGTCAGGGCCTCGGCCTCGGCGGCGAATGGGGCGGTGCCGCGTTGCTCGCCACAGAAAATGCCCCGCCGAAAAAGCGTGCGCTGTACGGCTCTTTCCCGCAGTTGGGTGCGCCCATTGGTTTCTTCTTTGCCAACGGCATGTTCCTGCTGCTCTCGTGGTTGCTGACCGAACAGCAGTTTATCGACTGGGGCTGGCGTGTGCCTTTCCTGCTCTCTGCCGTTCTGGTGCTGATTGGTCTGTACGTTCGCGTTTCCCTGCATGAAACGCCGGTGTTCGCCAAAGTGGCCAAAGCCGGAAAACAGGTCAAGGTGCCGATTGCAACGCTGTTCAGCAAACATTTGAAGCCAACCCTGCTGGGTACCTTCATTATGGTGGCCACCTACACGCTGTTCTACATCATGACCGTTTACTCGCTTGGCTACGGCACCACGGCCAAACCTGTCGGCCTGGGCATTGCGCGTAATGATTTCCTGTTGATGCTGATGATTGGCGTGATCGGATTTGGTGTGATGGTGCCGATTGCCGGTCAGTTGGCAGACAAGTTTGGTCGTCGCAAGACCATGATCTGCATTACACTGCTGATAATCCTGTTTGCCCTGACGTTCCCGTCAGTCATCAGCGGCGGGTCAATCACGGCGGTAATGATTTTCCTGCTGTGCGGCTTTAGCGTCATGGGCCTGACTTTTGGTCCGATGGGCGCATTGCTGCCGGAGCTGTTCCCGACGGAAGTTCGCTATACCGGCGCGTCATTCTCCTATAATGTGTCTTCAATATTAGGGGCTTCCGTTGCGCCTTATATTGCAACCTGGCTGGCAACCCACTACGGGCTGTTTTATGTCGGCGTTTATCTGGCGTCTATGGCAACACTCACCCTGATTGCCCTGTTGTTGACAAAGGAAACTCGCAACCAGTCACTCTGA
- a CDS encoding fimbrial protein — MSCLTPKTATLSIVAATLLATCCGAQAANNSTVLTVTAEIKENTCELDMRGNSELHLGDFSSIAFGATAGKTVGAKDFALNLKDCGKLVKNAVVNVSGTADTVNSKAFANATGSGAAQGVAVTISGGNTPAAIEPKGDATYSLKPTKDQILTFTAGLISTAADVKPGKVSVPITLTVTYS; from the coding sequence ATGTCATGTCTTACCCCAAAAACAGCCACCCTGAGTATTGTTGCCGCCACGTTGCTGGCGACCTGCTGCGGCGCCCAGGCTGCAAATAATTCAACCGTATTAACGGTTACCGCCGAAATCAAAGAGAATACCTGTGAACTGGATATGCGCGGCAACAGCGAGCTACATCTCGGTGATTTCAGTAGTATTGCCTTTGGTGCCACGGCCGGAAAAACGGTAGGTGCCAAAGATTTTGCCCTGAATTTGAAAGATTGCGGCAAACTGGTCAAAAACGCCGTGGTGAACGTTTCAGGCACGGCCGATACGGTAAACAGCAAAGCTTTCGCCAATGCTACAGGCTCAGGTGCCGCGCAAGGCGTTGCGGTGACCATTAGCGGTGGAAACACTCCTGCGGCTATCGAACCCAAGGGTGATGCCACCTATTCACTGAAACCCACCAAAGATCAGATACTGACGTTTACGGCAGGCCTGATTAGTACAGCAGCCGATGTCAAACCCGGCAAGGTAAGCGTGCCTATCACATTAACCGTGACTTATAGCTAA
- a CDS encoding LysR family transcriptional regulator: MDKIQSMQVFVRVAELNNFTRAAESLGLPKGSVSRLVQQLEARMSARLLHRSTRRVQLTQDGQVFYERCKELLANVEELESMFQSNPTTISGKLRVDMPLTLATQLVLPRLSEFLNRYPALEIELSSSDHRVDVVREGFDCVISIGQLKDSGLVARSLGQLSMINCASPGYLQRYGTPDHPDQLTHHAMVNYDHTLRSRGNEFEYLEGKELKRAKSGGAVTVNSTETYTVACLSGLGIIQAPRIGMQPYLASGQLVPILVPFLPPPMPVSLVYPHRRHLSRRVKIFMDWLAEIMQAYIA; the protein is encoded by the coding sequence GTGGATAAAATTCAATCAATGCAGGTTTTTGTTCGCGTTGCGGAGCTAAATAATTTTACACGTGCCGCCGAAAGTCTCGGGCTGCCGAAGGGCAGTGTTTCACGTCTTGTACAACAGCTTGAGGCCAGAATGTCCGCGCGACTGCTGCATCGTTCCACGCGAAGGGTGCAATTGACGCAGGATGGGCAGGTTTTTTACGAGCGATGCAAAGAACTGCTGGCCAATGTGGAAGAGCTGGAGTCGATGTTTCAATCCAATCCGACCACCATCAGCGGCAAACTGCGCGTCGATATGCCGCTCACGCTGGCAACGCAGCTGGTTCTGCCCCGCCTGAGCGAGTTTCTGAATCGCTATCCTGCGCTGGAAATCGAACTGAGCAGCAGCGATCATCGGGTTGACGTGGTGCGCGAGGGGTTCGACTGCGTCATCAGCATCGGACAGCTGAAAGATTCGGGGCTGGTAGCGCGTTCACTCGGCCAACTCAGCATGATCAACTGCGCCAGCCCCGGTTATCTTCAACGCTACGGCACGCCCGACCATCCCGATCAGCTCACCCATCACGCAATGGTCAATTACGATCACACTCTGCGCAGCCGGGGTAACGAATTCGAATATCTCGAGGGCAAAGAGCTTAAACGTGCTAAAAGCGGCGGTGCCGTGACGGTAAATAGCACAGAAACCTATACCGTCGCCTGTTTGTCGGGTCTTGGCATTATCCAGGCACCCAGAATCGGCATGCAGCCTTATCTTGCGAGCGGCCAACTGGTGCCAATTCTTGTGCCTTTTTTACCGCCGCCCATGCCCGTTTCACTGGTTTATCCGCATCGCCGACACCTCTCCCGCCGCGTCAAAATCTTTATGGACTGGTTAGCAGAGATTATGCAAGCCTATATAGCATAA
- a CDS encoding CDP-diacylglycerol diphosphatase, with product MRFKPRYLFSLIPVLLILVALGYYFLRPTANPNVLWNFVSQQCVPNQQQHGRPDPCIEVNEKSGFVVFKDMNGPLQYLLMPTARVTGVESPLLLETSTPNYFEQAWQARHFMVDKYGRPIDDSNISLAINSEYGRSQNQFHIHISCLLPDVKTQLGEEAGDIGYRWQPLPTRLKGHTYMARKVSPAELGEKGAFRLLAEGLPEARENMGHFGMAMVSLKSGDFLLLASQSNLLLFNFASTEEIQDHNCAVLNPPPH from the coding sequence ATGCGCTTCAAGCCTCGCTATCTTTTCTCGTTGATTCCTGTTTTGCTCATTCTTGTCGCTCTCGGCTATTACTTTCTCCGCCCCACCGCCAATCCCAACGTGTTGTGGAATTTTGTGAGTCAGCAGTGCGTGCCTAACCAGCAGCAGCATGGTCGTCCCGATCCCTGTATCGAAGTGAACGAGAAAAGTGGTTTTGTGGTGTTTAAGGACATGAACGGGCCGCTGCAATATTTGCTGATGCCTACGGCGCGCGTAACTGGTGTCGAAAGCCCGTTGCTGCTTGAAACCAGTACGCCAAACTACTTTGAGCAAGCCTGGCAGGCGCGGCATTTCATGGTCGATAAATACGGCAGGCCTATCGATGACAGCAACATTTCATTGGCGATCAACTCCGAATATGGCCGTAGCCAGAACCAGTTCCATATCCATATTTCCTGTTTGCTGCCCGACGTAAAAACCCAGCTGGGTGAAGAAGCCGGAGACATTGGTTATCGCTGGCAACCGCTGCCGACTCGTCTGAAAGGCCACACGTACATGGCACGCAAGGTTTCCCCGGCTGAACTGGGTGAAAAAGGCGCGTTCCGGTTATTGGCGGAAGGACTGCCGGAAGCCCGCGAGAACATGGGGCACTTCGGCATGGCGATGGTGAGTCTGAAAAGCGGGGATTTCCTGTTGCTGGCAAGCCAGAGCAATCTGTTGCTGTTTAATTTTGCCTCGACGGAAGAGATTCAGGACCACAATTGCGCAGTCCTGAATCCGCCTCCTCATTAA
- a CDS encoding ketopantoate reductase family protein gives MRILVVGAGATGGYYGARLAQAGKDVTFLVREKRAETLKKAGLQVQTPEGRFSVQPTLLLASELNETFDLIILTVKGFSLDTVLEEFAPAVGEQTMILPVLNGMQHLAIIQKRFGHHRALGGLCRINATLDEQGQVHQMTALNELIYGEVSGERTTRIVQVDALLQNVGITARLSKAIVSEMWEKWLFLASVGGIACLMRGNMGQVSRAAGGLQFIEAFVEEVVSIVVAGGYQERPHVKENTIKELSNPQSVQTTSMYRDMIQGLPVEAEQILGDLVAISAKAGLTTPLVNAAHTHMSVYQQTLGK, from the coding sequence ATGCGAATTCTGGTAGTCGGCGCGGGCGCAACCGGCGGATATTACGGGGCGCGTCTCGCGCAGGCCGGCAAGGACGTGACCTTTCTGGTACGCGAAAAACGTGCCGAAACGCTGAAGAAAGCGGGTTTACAGGTACAGACGCCCGAAGGCCGTTTTTCGGTGCAGCCGACGTTATTGCTGGCCTCGGAACTGAACGAGACGTTTGACCTCATCATCCTCACCGTGAAGGGTTTCTCTCTCGACACCGTGCTTGAAGAGTTTGCGCCTGCGGTCGGCGAACAGACGATGATTTTACCCGTGCTTAACGGCATGCAGCATCTGGCGATTATTCAGAAACGTTTCGGACATCATCGCGCACTGGGTGGTCTGTGCAGAATCAACGCCACGCTGGACGAACAGGGACAGGTTCATCAGATGACCGCCCTGAACGAGTTGATTTACGGCGAGGTTAGCGGCGAGCGGACAACGCGCATCGTGCAGGTCGATGCGCTTTTGCAAAATGTGGGTATCACGGCGCGACTGTCGAAAGCCATCGTCAGCGAAATGTGGGAAAAGTGGCTGTTTCTTGCGAGCGTCGGCGGCATAGCCTGCCTGATGCGCGGCAACATGGGACAGGTTTCCCGTGCCGCAGGCGGTCTGCAATTTATCGAGGCGTTTGTGGAAGAAGTGGTATCGATTGTGGTCGCTGGCGGATACCAGGAGCGCCCGCACGTTAAGGAAAACACCATAAAAGAGTTGTCGAATCCGCAGTCGGTGCAAACCACGTCAATGTATCGCGATATGATTCAGGGACTGCCGGTCGAGGCGGAACAGATTCTGGGCGATCTGGTTGCTATCTCGGCAAAAGCCGGACTAACGACGCCGTTGGTGAACGCTGCCCATACGCATATGTCGGTTTATCAGCAAACTCTCGGAAAATAA
- the cytX gene encoding putative hydroxymethylpyrimidine transporter CytX, whose amino-acid sequence MKNNSIYTPSEPVSAQGRVLGWRDLFSLWFSLGMGLMVLQAGAILAPGLGMAGSLLAIFTGTLIGVILLALVGLIGGQTGMSSMSSLTLSLGRKGIALPALFNILQLIGWGAFEIVVMRDAASLLAKQALGEQSLWANPTLWTLVFGVVATLLAVCGPLAFIRVVLRRWGIWLLIASCAWLSINLFRQTSLTALWHKAGDGSMPFALACDIVVSMALSWLPLVSDYTRFGRSSRQNFFGTACGFFLGSLWMMALGAAYTLAFVSSQDSNALLLALSGVALGIPLLLILVDEHENTFADIHSAALSTGTLLPVGIGKLTAMIGLICTLIAWGVPLARYENFLLLIGSVFAPLFGVVLMNYFVLGRRQPTTRSLDGRSLTAWILGIATYHVIAQFYPNLGATLPSLFVAALLCGVLAKSRKGLLSD is encoded by the coding sequence ATGAAAAACAATAGTATTTATACTCCTTCCGAGCCTGTTTCCGCGCAGGGCCGCGTATTGGGTTGGCGTGACTTGTTCTCGCTGTGGTTTTCACTCGGAATGGGCCTCATGGTCCTTCAGGCGGGCGCCATTCTTGCGCCCGGTCTGGGAATGGCGGGGTCGCTGCTGGCGATTTTTACCGGCACGTTGATTGGCGTGATTTTACTGGCTCTGGTCGGCCTGATTGGCGGACAGACGGGCATGTCGTCCATGTCTTCCCTGACCCTCAGCCTTGGCAGGAAAGGCATCGCACTGCCCGCCCTGTTTAATATTTTGCAGCTGATCGGCTGGGGCGCGTTCGAGATTGTGGTCATGCGCGACGCGGCGAGTCTGCTGGCAAAGCAGGCGTTGGGCGAACAGAGTCTATGGGCCAACCCGACGCTCTGGACTCTGGTTTTCGGCGTTGTCGCGACGCTGCTGGCGGTATGTGGTCCGCTGGCATTCATACGTGTGGTGCTGCGCCGCTGGGGAATCTGGCTGCTGATTGCCAGTTGCGCCTGGCTGAGCATCAACCTGTTCAGACAGACTTCGCTGACCGCGCTGTGGCACAAGGCCGGTGACGGCAGCATGCCATTTGCCCTGGCCTGCGACATTGTCGTGTCGATGGCGCTCTCCTGGCTGCCGCTGGTGTCCGACTACACCCGTTTTGGCCGTTCTTCTCGGCAAAACTTTTTCGGCACCGCCTGCGGTTTCTTCCTCGGCAGTCTATGGATGATGGCGCTGGGTGCGGCCTACACGCTGGCCTTCGTGAGTTCGCAGGACAGTAACGCGCTGCTGCTGGCGCTTTCCGGCGTCGCGCTCGGCATTCCGCTGCTGCTGATTCTTGTCGACGAGCATGAAAATACCTTCGCCGATATCCACTCCGCCGCCCTGTCGACCGGCACGCTGCTGCCCGTTGGTATCGGCAAACTCACCGCAATGATTGGCCTGATTTGCACGCTGATAGCCTGGGGCGTTCCGCTTGCACGCTACGAGAACTTCCTGCTGCTGATAGGTTCGGTCTTTGCACCGCTGTTTGGTGTGGTGCTGATGAACTACTTTGTGCTGGGTCGCCGCCAGCCGACAACCCGCTCTCTCGATGGCCGTTCGCTGACGGCCTGGATACTCGGCATCGCAACCTACCACGTGATTGCCCAGTTTTATCCCAATCTTGGCGCGACCCTGCCCTCTCTCTTCGTCGCGGCGCTGCTGTGCGGTGTATTGGCAAAAAGTCGTAAAGGCCTGCTTTCGGATTGA
- a CDS encoding sugar kinase: MTTKNIAVIGECMIELSQKGESINRGFGGDTLNTAVYIARQVDVQDLKVHYVTALGTDSFSAEMLAAWQREGVETDLVQRLENKLPGLYVIETDASGERTFYYWRNDAAAKYWLNGPNATALCQQLAEFDYLYLSGISLAILSEENRERLMSLLQDCRARGGKVIFDNNYRPRLWESVEQARHAYQSMLACTDIAFLTLDDEDLLWGAQPYQDVIARTQALGVGEVVIKRGADSCIVSNAQGEHDVPAVQLDKDKVIDTTAAGDSFSAGYLAKRLCGASEIDAARRGHLTASTVIQYRGAIIPLEAMSCWLHAPA, encoded by the coding sequence ATGACTACCAAAAATATCGCCGTCATTGGTGAGTGCATGATTGAACTCTCGCAGAAAGGCGAATCGATAAATCGCGGCTTCGGCGGCGATACCCTTAATACGGCGGTCTATATCGCGCGTCAGGTGGATGTACAGGATCTTAAAGTGCATTACGTTACTGCACTTGGCACAGACAGTTTCAGCGCCGAAATGCTTGCTGCCTGGCAGCGCGAAGGGGTAGAAACAGACCTGGTTCAACGCCTCGAGAATAAATTGCCCGGCCTGTATGTTATTGAAACCGACGCCAGCGGAGAAAGAACCTTCTATTACTGGCGCAACGACGCGGCGGCAAAATACTGGCTTAACGGCCCCAATGCAACAGCCCTTTGCCAGCAACTGGCCGAATTCGACTATCTGTATCTAAGTGGCATCAGCCTCGCCATCCTCAGTGAAGAAAACCGCGAGCGCCTTATGTCGCTGCTGCAAGATTGTCGTGCACGGGGCGGCAAAGTCATTTTCGACAACAACTATCGCCCGCGTCTTTGGGAAAGTGTTGAACAGGCAAGGCACGCCTACCAATCCATGCTTGCCTGCACCGATATCGCCTTCCTTACTCTCGACGATGAAGACCTGCTGTGGGGCGCACAACCCTATCAGGACGTCATTGCCCGCACTCAGGCGCTGGGCGTTGGTGAAGTGGTTATCAAACGCGGAGCGGACAGCTGTATCGTTTCCAATGCCCAGGGCGAGCATGATGTTCCAGCCGTACAGCTGGATAAAGACAAGGTCATTGATACGACCGCCGCCGGTGACTCGTTCAGCGCCGGTTATCTGGCAAAACGTTTGTGCGGCGCCAGCGAAATCGACGCCGCACGGCGTGGGCATTTAACCGCCAGCACGGTCATTCAATATCGTGGCGCAATCATTCCGCTTGAGGCGATGTCTTGCTGGCTGCATGCGCCTGCATGA
- a CDS encoding FimD/PapC C-terminal domain-containing protein, translating into MPYASDYQENRIALDINQLNDHTDLDNVVASVVPTEGAVVRADFKARTGVRVLMSLTHQGQPLPFGSTVSAGDNTSLVGDDGQVYLTGLPLTGTLDVRWGNTADRRCTVNYHLPKDALQQPLVRTRAVCR; encoded by the coding sequence GTGCCTTACGCCAGTGACTATCAGGAAAACCGTATCGCGCTCGACATCAATCAGCTCAATGACCATACCGACCTCGACAACGTGGTCGCGAGCGTCGTGCCCACCGAAGGCGCAGTCGTTCGCGCCGATTTCAAGGCCCGCACCGGTGTTCGCGTATTAATGAGTCTGACTCATCAGGGTCAACCTCTGCCCTTTGGCAGCACGGTTTCTGCCGGCGATAACACAAGCCTCGTCGGCGACGACGGGCAGGTTTACCTGACCGGCCTTCCCTTGACCGGCACCCTTGACGTCCGATGGGGCAATACCGCCGATCGCCGCTGTACGGTGAATTATCACCTGCCAAAAGATGCCCTCCAGCAACCTCTGGTACGGACCCGGGCGGTGTGCCGTTAA
- a CDS encoding GNAT family N-acetyltransferase: protein MSLTSLAHLGELTAEQWDALVPAGQPFLRYAFLTALEDSGSLGPDSGWKSAHLLWKENGKVLAAVPGYRKSNSSGEYVFDHAWADACYRARIPYYPKWLGAAPFSPVGGRRLLGAPDAAQKLLQALPDFLERQNLSSAHINFTDSRDNQLLGEASDWLHRLGCQYHWHNRGYRDFQDFLDTLTSRKRKQIRKERQLVVAQGFEFRWLDGAQVSETQWDFIYACYANTYYIRGRDPYLTRAFFSLLAERMPENLQVVLAEQRGQPVAMALSLVSGDTFYGRYWGCLAEFDRLHFETCFYQGMDYVLAKGLARFDAGAQGEHKLIRGFEPVLTDSWHYLRHPGLRSAVEEYLQQEREGVRAWAIEARDALPYRQEQP from the coding sequence ATGTCGTTAACGTCCCTTGCGCATCTCGGCGAACTGACTGCCGAGCAGTGGGATGCGCTGGTTCCTGCCGGACAACCTTTCCTTCGTTACGCTTTTCTCACCGCTCTGGAAGACAGCGGATCGCTGGGACCGGACTCCGGCTGGAAAAGCGCGCACCTGCTGTGGAAAGAAAACGGAAAAGTGCTTGCCGCAGTGCCCGGATACCGCAAAAGCAACTCCTCGGGCGAATATGTTTTCGACCACGCGTGGGCCGATGCCTGCTATCGCGCGCGTATTCCCTATTATCCGAAATGGCTGGGCGCTGCGCCCTTTAGTCCGGTCGGCGGCAGACGGCTGCTCGGTGCGCCCGACGCGGCGCAAAAACTGCTACAGGCGCTGCCCGATTTTCTCGAGCGGCAGAACCTCTCGAGCGCGCACATCAATTTTACCGACAGCCGCGATAACCAGCTTCTGGGCGAAGCGTCCGACTGGCTGCACCGGTTGGGCTGCCAATATCATTGGCACAATCGCGGCTATCGCGATTTTCAGGATTTCCTTGATACGCTGACCTCCCGCAAGCGCAAGCAGATCCGCAAAGAGCGCCAGCTGGTCGTCGCGCAGGGCTTCGAATTTCGCTGGCTCGACGGCGCGCAGGTTTCAGAAACGCAGTGGGACTTTATCTACGCCTGTTACGCCAATACCTACTACATTCGCGGCCGCGACCCTTATCTGACCCGCGCGTTTTTCTCTCTGCTCGCCGAAAGGATGCCGGAAAATCTTCAAGTGGTGCTGGCCGAGCAGCGGGGGCAACCTGTCGCGATGGCGTTGAGTCTGGTCAGTGGCGACACCTTTTACGGACGTTACTGGGGATGCCTCGCCGAATTCGACCGGCTGCATTTCGAAACCTGTTTCTATCAGGGTATGGACTACGTTCTCGCCAAAGGGTTGGCGCGTTTCGATGCCGGCGCACAGGGTGAGCATAAACTGATTCGTGGATTCGAGCCGGTACTGACCGACTCGTGGCACTATCTGCGCCATCCCGGATTGCGCAGTGCGGTGGAAGAGTATTTGCAGCAGGAGCGGGAAGGCGTGCGCGCCTGGGCTATCGAAGCCCGCGACGCGCTGCCTTATCGTCAGGAACAGCCCTGA